A stretch of DNA from Aspergillus flavus chromosome 3, complete sequence:
ATAAGATAATCATTCATTTAAATGAACGATCGAAACCAttgtctttttcttagaCTAAGAATTCAACTGTTGATCGAACAATGAATCGAAGTTACCCACTGCCCATTCACCTCTTTTAGAGAGATATGTTCATGTGACTCACTTTATTGTCAGCCCGATGGTTATGTCCAAGAAATACGAAAAGTGAAAGGAGCTCTAAGTACTTGACTCCTTTGCAATTGCTTTGTACCGTAGTGCACCTTACTTGGTAGTGTTATGACATGGACTTCAAAGACAGAGGGACAAACGCTAACACACGCTTAATTACTCACAAATAAGATACAGACTACTCTTATAATTCTAAGGGTTCAACTGTAAGTTTCATCGTAATAGCCTTCATTATCATAACCCCGTTCATTCGTCACGTCCACCTGCATATGGTACATAGCATCCCCACACCCGGTCCCAGAAGGCTGCAAGGGCAAGCTCATCCATTTCATACATATCCACATTCTCAAGCTCCTTTGACGAAAGGCAGTCTATTGCTTTCTCCCATCTAGTAGCCCAGTCCAAACTGGACATCGCCCGGTTCCCCGGTCTAGAACATTTGTTAGCCGTATACACAGATCCTTCACGAGTCTATATCTACCTTAGCTTCAATTCCACTCGAGCTTCCCACCCATTTCCTCTATTTAGACTAGTTAGTATGGTGCGATTCACAAACCTGAAAGATAGAATGACATACCTCGAAGCCCAAATACGGTCATGGCGAGTAGTCTTCTCGTCTAAGCCGTGTAGCACGTCGGTTTGGCGCCTGTCTGTGTCATGCGAAGAGAATGTTTCACTATGCGAAGGTTTCTCCCGGATAACCTTATCTGTATTGGGGAGTCTGGAAAGGTGCACCTGCTGCCTTGGTAGTTCTATGGCAGCACTGATAGGCGCGTCAGTACATTGATAAGCAATCACTTGACAAGGCTATTCAGGATATACGCAGGTTCAACCTGGCATTACCAACATACACATGTGCCTCCTCCTTAGGCTCTGATGCGCTTTGTACCGGCCCCATCCAGGAGCAAAATTGCCGTCCTGCGCAGAGACTCAAGGCGCTGCAGCTGCCGCCCGATATTATGAATAAAAACAACGAGGTCTTGACCATCATAATAGTGTTTTCTCAATTGAGATTCAAAGTTAACGTCCTGTGGACGAGAGAGTCTCTCCGGGGGGCTGCTCTTGCCcatatttctttgtttcctcCTGTGGTACAGTATATTGTCGAGTATCGACTTCCCGAACTACCCGAGCTTACATCGTGACGTCAAAGAATATAGAATCAATGACACACCCCACGGATTACAGTCTATCGTTTACTGAAAACAGACTCAGTTACATGTAGTGTCTCAGGGGCAGTCCATCAGGGGAATCCGCTGTCTGGCTACAGCATTTCAGGGGAACAGCACCATAACATGTGCCATATTGTATAAAGGGTTTCGAGCGATTGATGACCTTCGGGGTGTACCGTGCAGAACTGCGCAAATTGATGGAATTAGGTGGTTACATACACACAATCCAtaggaaacaaaagaatatATCTCTCCTCAGGCATCCTTTGTGTTGATTTTTGTTCGTTTGTAGTCATTCAAGTTCCAGTGATGACGCGCGCACTCTAGTCGAGTATGTACATTCCATGGGTTGCTGTGGTTGAAGACCTCGGCAACGAAAACTCAATTGATTCCCTCCTCTAACACcccctcattttcttcaggtagaaaagacaagaaaagaaaagaaactgaataagggggaaagggagggGGAATAAAGCATCCGTATCCCCCGTCTGGAATAGATATAGAGGTAGAAGTGTAATGTCTCGTCAGTGTTACTCGCAACGGTTTATGTGATGATTGACGGTAACACTTCCTGATCAAGTAAAGACTTTCACGCATTaaattacggagtacggcCTGAGGCAGGTTTCCGCCTACTGATCAGATCTATAAATGCGGAGACGCAAAATGGACTCCAAATGGCAGATGGTCTCAAACGACATTCACATATCAACATAAACCCGCTTTTCTATGGTTGTGTCACGACTCTAAACTCAGCATACTTTTACAGGATGAGAGCATATTTGGATTACAAAAGTTCAAGACTATATGGGGTTGGTCAAATGTCTTCAAATCAAGCTAGAATCTTACAGAGCCTACGCACAATATGATGTCGATTCGAGGCGTCagagggaggaaaagaaatactGCTCAGTTGACTCCCAGAATCTCAGAAAAGCTATTGAACTATGCTAAAAGAAGGCCTAATCCTTGCTGGATGTCCTTTTTCTAGCTCTGATCACCCTACTCCGCATCCTTCGTCGATCGGTTGATAGGGGGTCTACATGGCACGCTAATCTAGGAATAGGCAGCGATGGCCTTCTTGTATTCCGCATCAAGTCGCGCAGCCTCATCAGAAATAGTGGATGCGTCACCCGAAGTGACCTTCGACTGGAGCTCAGTTGACAGCTGGCCAGTAAGATCATGGAGGGAGTTGAGATCCGATACGACAATGCTGGTAACGCCAACAGAGTCAAAACCGGATTTCTACTAATCTTGTTAGTGATCTATCTCTGTGGAAAGATTCACGGCTGGTGATAACGCACCTTGGAAACGAGATCGTTGAGAACGTTCACAATGCTAGGCTCCAGACCAGTCACAGCATTGGTCACGCTTGTGCTGTCAGCAGCACTGAACGCAGTAGACGCTTTCACATCGCTGACGGTTTGCTTCAACGCCGTCTCTACTTGGCCTTCCTTCTGCTGGACGCCCAAGGCACCATTGAGCGTTCCATCGAAGCTCGAAATAGCAGAGCCGAGAGCCGACAGGTCGGTTGAGAGTGTGTTAAAATCAGCGAGGACAGCGGATGCATCTCGCTTGTCGAAAGGAATGGCGGAAGCGCCAACAGACAGAAGGACAGCAAGGACGTGTTTGGCAAGCATTGTGTTCAGGTCAAATTGAATGCAAGTAAGGTTTCTTCGGGCTGATTGTGTGTTTGAAAGAATGATTCTTGCTTCTCGAGATCCAAAAAAAAGCGGGAATTCGAACCCCTTTTTATACCCCAAACCCTGGATGAGAAGACAGAACCCCCCTTCTCCATGTCAATTCTTCCGCTAAGCTAAAAACTCACGATTCGGAGGACTCCACGATGTCCGGCGGGGTATGAACGAGCAACTTCTCTGTGGATGGTGGACAATTTGATTTCTAGTTACTATAACTGCATATGCTATGATTAGCACCATGCAGTGCAGAATCACATCAGCAAGCCCGGGAGGTAAAACTGAATCTCTGGTGGACTCAGATGCAGCAGGCGCTGCCACTCCCCAAGATCTGCTTCTACTTGTTGATCGTCTCAAAACCAACCAAAAGCAATCTAGGGCCGTAATAGAAGGATCCTATCTTAATGGTTTTCGATGTTTTCTGTGGTACGTTCGTACCAGCATTGTTCATAATTCGTTGACATACCATGATCAAATCATATCACATGGTGACTTCTCTTCAGCTGCACCTCGGCCAACCACTAATTGctggaaaaaaaagaactgcAAACGCCCGTCGACGTTCTCTCACTGGTGCCCGATAATTTACTATCCAGGGCAGGTTAGCGGTTGCATCCAGGGTGTACAATCTAGGCCGGGTTAGCTTTGAAGGAAGTGGTCTAAAAAGTTGGTCTGTTGGCTGCTGatcctccacatcctgcTTAGGGCCGGAGAACTAGTGTCCTTACCCCAGTCCAAACAATCACCTTGTCTTTGGCATTCGCGGTGGCCCATGTTCCGGACTCGTTCGTAGTTGTCTTTCCAGACCGAGTCTCTCAAGACTATCCTAATAACTTGCAAGGACCAGAGTGGGTACTATAACTTACCCAAGGCAATGTGAGACATATCGAACCACTTTACTCACAAGACACTCCGTCTAAAACTCTAGGTACTAATCGAAGTGCCTGCTTAGCTGCTCAGGGCAAAGCTCCCTGTCTGGGGAGGGTGGAGAGTCAGTGCGCTGGGACAGCGATCTCTCTTGTGAAGAAGCCGATCGAAGATGCTGTAACTCTAAAGCAGAACGACAATGGCATTCCCACTGATACTGGAGGTACATGATCTGCCATTGCAACATGGAGACAGTTGTTACTTTTCTCTAGTACCGCGGCTTACTGGGATACGATGCCTAAGCTGTAACTAATGGCGGCTGATCAGGAGACTTTCAGCATTGCCCTCGGTCTGCTCCTCCCACCCATGAATAAGGAAATTGTGTTAACAATTCTGAATACTCTCTCTGTTTGGTTTCGTTATCGTACACTTTGGCCCAGGCTGGTAAGAGCATATAAACTCCTTGGTCGCCATGAGAAGAACGACAGAAGGGAGTGTACCCTTTTACCTCACCACAGGCTGTGCTGTCTTTGCCGCCAGATCGTCAACTTCAAGGACGCAGTCGGATCcaaagtttttattttacccTTGGTCAAGGCGCAGCAGTTGGGTCAGTATCGAGGCGGTGCTACTTACAGTGTAGGCCACGGTCGATCAAAGAACGACATACGGACCTCAAAGTAGCATATACACCTCTTTCTTCCAACATCGTCCAATTCTGGTATGAAATCAAATCCCCACGTCTAGAGAACATAACGGATTTGGTGACTCACGGCAACATCAGTTCCGAGATTGACCCAGAGAAAGTTGCATGTGAAGTTGACACTAGTGAGGTTCTTAATGACTAACACTTGCGTGATGCAGGCTTCCTATGGAAAAATCCAGTGAGTACGAGTATCATGCATAGTGTATGTCTGCGGGGAAGTTGCCCATACAGAGCAAGAATCATGACCAAAAGTAGATGTTTCTGTACCTCATCAGTCCGATTGGTAGGTATCGGTATACAGGATTGTATATGTGGATCAGAGGAGCGGTTGCGAGAGCCAACGTGCCAGCATGTCCACCGCGTTTAACTGGAAACTCCGTAGATACTATCGAGTTACCCCTCATGCAAGGTGGTCGGCATACCACCGATTAGCTGACCATCAGCAGCGCTCGTGGAGACCGCGACGCAGTCCAGATTGTTCTGGTTCTAGCCTTCAAATGCATCTGCAGGAGTACCTATTAAATACCGGGGCTACTAGTGTGCTAGTTCGCGCTGGTAGCGTTGCATTCCGGCCCCAGGCACTTCCATGTCAACCCTTGTATCCGGGATGGTCCGCAAACCATCGGGGCTGGTCTAGGGATAATGAGAGTGTGGGGCGAAGTAAAGGGAGGGTCTCGTCTCACTCCACGCGGGGAATAGCTTCTGGGGTTTCTTCACTGTATGGACAACAAGGAAGCGATGTAACCATGTGAGGTGACTTGTTCAACTCATTGGGTCCACAACATGGGACAAAATCCCATCCCAGGTACAGGATTCGATACCTAGTCCCGACAATTACTACGAAGAATATGGGCGTCGACAGCAGGCTATCCAAAGTTCATTGGTAACGTATCGATGATGCTGGACCCCAAAACGAAGTTCGAGTTTGGCCATGTAAGGCATACTCCTGGGGAGACAATATTCATTTCCAATGGGACGAACAACGCCGAGGATAGTGATAAATAAGTAtgttaataaaaaagataaacgCAGAGCAAAAAGAGATGACAACTGCTCCCACGCGGATTTGAACCGCGGACCTCATGATTACTAGTCATGCGCTCTACCAACTGAGCCATAGGAGCTGGATTGTTGAAAATGTCTCTTTTTCAGAACTAAGTAAGGGTATCATAACACTATGCACAACGATGTCATATTAGTGTCCTACTACAGAGTAGTAGTACTGGTTAACACTTTTGTGATCGGATGTATATGAGCTCTTATTCTGGAGGTTAGGAATTTCTCTCGTGCATCATCAAGCGAATGTCAATACGGCCCTAGCATAGTCAGTAACTTACCTGTCTGCTTCCCGCTACCTGCGATTTAGATTCCCGGTTTTCTGTTTGCACCATGTCCTCCAAAAGAGTGCATCCGCTGGTGGGGTCGTATCAATCGTATCAGTCGATATAGTAACAACATGCTGGGCCTCACTTTGACTTGGGTTTGGCCGATTTCATTAATGGGTGCCCTTCTAGCCGGTCACGAGTTGGCCTCGTCCAGGTAGCATTGTTCAACTGCTTGTGTGTAGATGTGTTACATGTGCAGCTTGTAGTGAGGAGATTGGGTATGTGGATTTTGGTCAACCTCACGTCTGCAGGTGTTCGGTGATCTATGGTACATACTTTAGAATGATGAGGAATACGAGTTCCTTGGTGAAAGGTAAAATTCTTGAGTTCCTGGTAAGTTTATAGACAAGGAAAGGCCTTTTATACTGGCCTACAATCATGTGGTTGCAAACAAAGAGCCTTTGGGTTACTGCTgtccatatatatatattatcgGTTCGGTAGAACGGGACCGGACCGGGTTCCCTGGGCCATTTTAACAACCAGGGAGGACTTGAGACCACCAGGAATCCTATATGTATTGTGGATGATAACGATCAAGCACCAAATAGCGTAGAAGATTAGACTAGCAGAACATATGTGCCTaggatttatatagtatgtacatacctacTTCAAAGGGAAATCAAGATTTGAGAAAAACTAGTtagaatatagatttaattattgaAACCGCATTCAACAATCTAGCTCCTATGGCTCAGTTGGTAGAGCGCATGACTAGTAATCATGAGGTCCGCGGTTCAAATCCGCGTGGGAGCAGTTGTCATCTCTTTTTTGCCTTgatctttttgtctttttctaaACCGCGATCGACTGTCTGATTCACTTGATGGACATCCCATATGATTTACCTGGACATTGTCTAGGTGCGAATGGAGGCCTATCCCGTTGTCAACCCTGGGCAGCTACCCCCCGACTcattcatcatcagcatTCACATAGTATTGCACAATtgaacttttcttttattgcACTCAAGAGTGCTCGGTATCAAGTCATGAGAAAATAGACTAACGTCGTCACATAAACACTAGCATAACATTTGGACTATCTCATATCAAGCGATGGTAATAACCTAGTGGTGGAAGAGACGAGTACCCTGCTCGACGAAAACAATGCCAAGCTTCTCCGCAGTCTCGAAGACAGGGCCATCGTTCTGGCTACCGCTGGGAGCAGCGATGTACTTAACGCCGGAGCGGGCTGCGCGGAAAACATTGTCGATGAAAGGGAACTAGTGTGGGGTGGGTCAGCAAGGAGGATTTTATGGATCAAAGGAAAACCAGAGAGATGACTTACGAAAGCATCGGACGAGATGGCAACCTCGCTCAGCTTCTCGAGCCAGGATTCCCGCTCCTCCTGAGTGAATGGAGTAGGGACTTCTTCGAAGACACGCTCGTACTCGGCCTTCTCTGCATCGTTGCGAGGGGTGTTACCCGAGCAGAGCAAGTCAATGGCGTTGGCCTTGTCAGCACGCTTAGTGCCCTTCTTCCATTTAATGTTGAGGACACGGTCGTGGAAGCGCATCCACCAGTTATCAGCCTTGTCACCGGCCAAGCGAGTGCAGTGGATACGGCTCTGCTGGCCAGCACCCAGACCCACAACCTGGCCGTTGAGGGCGTAGCAGACAGAGTTGGACTGAGTGTACTTCAGAGCGATGGTGGCTACAGTGAGATCCCGCAAAGCAGAGTCAGGAAGGCTCTGGAGGTCCTTAGGGGTCACGATGGTGCTGAAGGTCTTCTGGGGAGAGATCACCACATCGTTGCGGTGCTGAGAGAGCTGAACACCGTACAAAGTACGGGTCTCCTCGGCTGGAGGAACGTAGGACTCGTCCATCTGGAGCACGAGGTACTTGccacccttcttcttggagaggaTCTCAAGAGCCTCAGGAGAGTAGCCTGCGGCGATGACACCGTCCGAAACCTCACGCGAGATGATCTTGGCAGTGGGTACATCAACAACGTCACTGAGAGCGAGGATGTCACCGAAGCTGGACATGCGGTCGGCACCACGGGCACGAGCATAAGCCTGAGCCAGACCAGAAGTCTCGATACCGGCGATATCATCAACCATGTAGACCTTACGCTCCTTCTCGTTCAGGGGCACACCGACGGCAGCACCAGCGGGGGAAACATGCTTGAAGCTAGCCGCAGCGGGGTAGCCCAGTGCCTGTTTGAGCTCCTTGACCAAAGCCCAGGCATTGAGAGCGTCAAGCAGGTTGACGTAACCGGGAGAGCCGTTCAGGGCCTTGAATGGAAGCTTGCCCTGGAGCATGTATGCCGAAGCAGGCTTCTGGTGGGGGTTGGTACCGTAACGCAGAGCAATGTGTTGCTCACCGTTGCCCGCATACTGCTTACGGAAGAAACCAGAGATGGCAGTGTCGTAGTCTGCGGTGTGCTCGAAGGCCTTGAGGGCATACAACTTCCGGCTGGACTCGGTAATCTCGCCGGCATCGAGCTCCTTGAGGAACTCAGGGTAGTCCTGAGGGTCGGAAAGGATGGTGACGCGAGCGTGGTTCTTGGCCGCAGCACGGAGGAGGGTCACACCGCCGATATCGATCTCCTCGACGGCCTCTTCGATAGTGACATTGACCTTGTTGACGGTCTCCTTGAAGGGGTAAAGGTTGCAAACAACAAAGTCGACCTTCGCGATCTTCTGGTCGGCCAGATCCTTCTCATCGGACTCAATGTCGCGAGCGAGGATACCACCGTGGACAGCGGGGTGGAGGGTCTTGACACGGCCACCAAGCATTTCGGGAGCATGGGTGATAGCAGAGACGTCCCTGTAGGTTCGATACATTAGCTCCAACAACTGTCATCTTATCTGATAAGCATGTGTGTAGACAGGGAAGAACTCACTCGACAGGGAATCCTGCCTCACGGATCATCCTGGCAGTGCCACCGGAGGCGAGCAGACGGACATTGTTCTTGGCCAGGCCCTTGGCCAGGTCAAGCAGTCCGGTCTTGTCATAGACGGAGAGGATAGCTGTAGTAGATATCGCGTGTCAGTCGGTGAGCGCCTCAATATCCATAAGAGTAACAGAAATGTCAACTGTGGGGAAGCATTCGGACCACATCCACACCACTTGGTAAGCAATGCAGTTCCAGACTGCAAAGATCAATTCAATTGTCTTACCTGACTTTTGTTGAGACATTTTGAGACAGCGACCGCGAGAGACACTAGATCACGTCAAGGTCAGGGAccagaaagacaagaaaaaggaagggaaaagaaaattgaaggaggggaaaaatTTATCCCCACGACCCCTCCACAATCAACACTGCAAGCAGTCGGAGGGGCACACCCGGGGAACAAGAACCACAACAACATCGAAGGGAAGGGGATTATTTACCTGAAGAACAAGCCTGTTTCTGATAGGAGGGTAACAACAGGTGTTGAGAGTTGCCGCCTGGAACTCAGACTGATCGAATCCTGGTTAATAGACTGATACTCTCTCTTCCTATACCTTATACCTTCAGATACTTTTCCGCGGGGTTCATTCGCCGCTTTCGGACTAGcatgcctgaggcaggaaACCGAGCTCTTGATTATGACTAACACGCTAGATAGAGTTTAGTTTTTCAATCACATCATAGCGGGGCAGCTCCCAGCGAGCTAGTACTAAATGAGTACTATGTATCGTAATGCAGAGATGGCTGACTCATCGAACCATGACATAGCTCGGAAAGCCCGCGTAGATCACATGATATGCTGCACGGACCACCACAGCGGACAACGTACAAAACTGCGCTCGGCTCGGCCGCAatttcctctccttttcttttttcttctacaTGAACAACGCAAAATCAACATTCTTCAAAAAGCGTTCCTACGAGGATATCTCCTATTGGGGTGATGCCTATGAAGTACGGAAATCGTCATaaagaatggagaggaacTGCAAACCGCAGGGTGTCGATCTTGGGTGCAGTGTCTTCTAGAACTCTTCGAGTTCAGTGGAAGGGATTGCAATGATTGATTCTACActcctttttatatttaacccccccccccccccccccccccctttttttttttttttctttcttaaccttgtgtgtgtgtgcCGGGGGTGACCATGTTATGGTCATTGTAGTATCGGTAGTAAGCTTACTGTGTAGTTGAGAAGCTCTACGAATGGGCGTGCAACATTGTAATAGTCTCGTCGCCGTGATCTTTTCTGCAAATGACCACGGGTCTATTCAAGCACAGTTTACTACCAAACCAGAGTAATATGACAAGTATATGAACCCTAGAACTATGCAAGAGAggatggaggaagaaaacgTTGCAGATACGCTCGAATGAGtgtgaaaaaaaaaagaaaaaaaagattaataagTTCAATGTTGGTTCCATGCCTGATTTATGCCTGGAGGGATTCCCTGCGCGCAAAAATCGCTAGTTGGCGACCAATGTTTCCAAAGCAAACGCATGCACTGAACAAAACACTGGCAACCCAAGTCCTGACTGCAAGGCTCTCTTGTGTGATACCCGTTCCAAATCCGAGATCCCGTAAAGTGCTGTTCAGAGCGGGAATCGCAGATGCGGATGCCCCCGTAGAAGGCGGCACTAAATCCGGCCTGAGTGCCAGGACGATTCCCATTCCACCTACTCCTACGATGGTGGACATGAAAAAGCCTGTCCTAGTGCGATCAATAAGATACCAGAGGACGGGGTTTGCGAGAGCGAGCGTTGCCGATGCTTGAGTAGTCGATTGCCAAGGGGTCCTCCGCTATAGAGAAATGTCAGTCAATCGACATGACCGGGAGAAAAAGTTTGCAATCTGGGTGTCTTACCATAGCAAATGCTACCCCAACAAAGGCACCAACGCTCCGGACCGCTGCAACCCACGAGAGAGTACgctcttcattctcc
This window harbors:
- a CDS encoding AICAR transformylase/IMP cyclohydrolase/methylglyoxal synthase (unnamed protein product); the encoded protein is MSQQKSAILSVYDKTGLLDLAKGLAKNNVRLLASGGTARMIREAGFPVEDVSAITHAPEMLGGRVKTLHPAVHGGILARDIESDEKDLADQKIAKVDFVVCNLYPFKETVNKVNVTIEEAVEEIDIGGVTLLRAAAKNHARVTILSDPQDYPEFLKELDAGEITESSRKLYALKAFEHTADYDTAISGFFRKQYAGNGEQHIALRYGTNPHQKPASAYMLQGKLPFKALNGSPGYVNLLDALNAWALVKELKQALGYPAAASFKHVSPAGAAVGVPLNEKERKVYMVDDIAGIETSGLAQAYARARGADRMSSFGDILALSDVVDVPTAKIISREVSDGVIAAGYSPEALEILSKKKGGKYLVLQMDESYVPPAEETRTLYGVQLSQHRNDVVISPQKTFSTIVTPKDLQSLPDSALRDLTVATIALKYTQSNSVCYALNGQVVGLGAGQQSRIHCTRLAGDKADNWWMRFHDRVLNIKWKKGTKRADKANAIDLLCSGNTPRNDAEKAEYERVFEEVPTPFTQEERESWLEKLSEVAISSDAFFPFIDNVFRAARSGVKYIAAPSGSQNDGPVFETAEKLGIVFVEQGTRLFHH
- a CDS encoding hydrophobic surface binding protein A, translating into MLAKHVLAVLLSVGASAIPFDKRDASAVLADFNTLSTDLSALGSAISSFDGTLNGALGVQQKEGQVETALKQTVSDVKASTAFSAADSTSVTNAVTGLEPSIVNVLNDLVSKKSGFDSVGVTSIVVSDLNSLHDLTGQLSTELQSKVTSGDASTISDEAARLDAEYKKAIAAYS